The following are encoded together in the Gouania willdenowi chromosome 14, fGouWil2.1, whole genome shotgun sequence genome:
- the LOC114476198 gene encoding phosphoglycerate kinase 1-like — protein MFTSVVSKVYASVSCFFAPPSKTQSTCEYLICTDALSLCFRAKVKDKIQLINNMLDQVNEMIIGGGMAFTFLKVLNNMEIGTSLFDEEGAGIVKDLMAKAEKNNVKITLPIDFITADKFDEKATTGTATVATGIPAGWMGLDCGPESSKANAEAVSRAKQIVWNGPVGVFEWENFAKGTKNLMDKVVEVTKSGCITIIGGGDTATCCAKWNTEDKVSHVSTGGGASLELLEGKVLPGVDALSSV, from the exons ATGTTTACATCTGTGGTCAGTAAGGTTTATGCttctgtttcatgtttttttgctcCTCCCAGTAAAACTCAGTCTACCTGTGAGTATCTTATCTGTACTGACGCGCTGTCTTTGTGTTTTAGAGCGAAGGTAAAAGATAAGATCCAGCTGATCAACAATATGCTGGATCAGGTCAACGAGATGATCATCGGAGGTGGGATGGCCTTCACTTTCCTAAAAGTCCTCAACAACATGGAG ATCGGTACCTCCCTGTTTGATGAGGAAGGCGCTGGCATCGTTAAGGACCTGATGGCCAAAGCGGAGAAGAACAACGTCAAGATCACACTGCCCATCGACTTCATCACTGCTGACAAGTTTGATGAAAAAGCCACCACCGGCACAGCCACAGTCGCTACTGGAATCCCTGCAGGCTGGATG GGTCTGGACTGTGGGCCAGAGAGCTCTAAGGCCAACGCAGAGGCCGTGAGCAGGGCTAAGCAGATTGTGTGGAACGGTCCAGTCGGCGTGTTTGAATGGGAGAACTTTGCCAAGGGGACAAAGAACTTGATGGACAAAGTGGTGGAGGTGACCAAATCTGGCTGCATCACAATCATCG GTGGGGGCGACACCGCCACATGCTGCGCCAAGTGGAACACAGAAGACAAGGTCAGCCATGTCAGCACAGGAGGCGGAGCCAGCCTGGAGCTGTTGGAGG GTAAAGTCCTGCCTGGTGTGGACGCACTCAGCAGCGTCTAA